One Rosa chinensis cultivar Old Blush chromosome 5, RchiOBHm-V2, whole genome shotgun sequence genomic region harbors:
- the LOC112203512 gene encoding NAC domain-containing protein 83-like, with amino-acid sequence MEGGYMLLPGQRFCLMEDELLMYYLKPKVNGEEVPGKEALICELDLYGEQEPWNIWERYEARRANDLRRNKDLYFFTKKKKVSAKASRIRRKVGSGTWKGLDAAKEIYLLDQNQQPTTTLLGFKKTYTYKNTSSVHHGRWIMYEFKLAESQLLHKQKQVNKNAYSLCLLRKNHILPEKKKRKLRQEEENHEMLEDYVKDDNVPAPSLLDFPQLEKWYDQQQFLLPAEPQPSEENLGQQCQIPTLFSANEIMSDQDKNQLQQMPAEEGILTPGEVDLYGGNLSDVMVGANWPDSFIGELVKDDQPYTMEEGEWNDFLVQILST; translated from the coding sequence ATGGAGGGTGGCTATATGCTTCTTCCGGGCCAAAGGTTTTGCCTCATGGAAGATGAACTACTCATGTACTACCTTAAACCCAAGGTGAATGGAGAGGAGGTACCCGGAAAAGAAGCCCTTATTTGCGAGTTGGATCTCTATGGTGAGCAAGAACCTTGGAATATATGGGAAAGATATGAAGCAAGAAGGGCAAACGACTTGAGAAGGAACAAAGATCTCTACTTCTTtaccaaaaagaagaaggtgagTGCAAAAGCCTCGCGTATAAGGAGAAAAGTTGGGAGTGGTACATGGAAAGGCCTGGACGCAGCCAAGGAGATTTATCTTCTTGATCAGAATCAGCAGCCAACAACTACTCTTCTTGGTTTCAAGAAAACCTACACCTACAAGAATACGAGCTCTGTGCATCATGGTCGCTGGATCATGTACGAGTTCAAACTTGCTGAGTCGCAACTCCTGCACAAGCAGaaacaagtaaataaaaatgcATACTCTCTTTGTTTACTCAGGAAGAACCACATActaccagaaaagaagaagagaaaattaaggcaagaagaagagaatcaTGAGATGCTCGAAGATTATGTCAAGGATGATAATGTGCCAGCACCATCATTATTGGATTTCCCTCAGCTTGAAAAATGGTATGATCAACAACAATTCTTGCTGCCAGCTGAACCTCAACCAAGCGAAGAAAATTTGGGGCAACAATGTCAGATACCAACATTATTTTCAGCTAATGAAATAATGAGTGACCAAGATAAAAATCAGTTGCAGCAAATGCCAGCTGAAGAGGGTATCTTGACACCAGGGGAAGTCGATCTGTATGGAGGCAACTTGAGTGATGTTATGGTTGGTGCAAACTGGCCCGACTCTTTTATAGGGGAGCTAGTGAAGGATGACCAGCCATATACCATGGAAGAGGGTGAATGGAATGATTTTCTTGTTCAGATTTTGAGTACTTAG
- the LOC112203513 gene encoding heat shock 70 kDa protein 1-like has protein sequence MLCSPNSKHVCRCIYIQFDGTITRDKFDQLNWDLYDQCVKLVDKCLDDAAMDATSVSDVLLLGCSPKVPMLQELVRVYFRVRGIQVSINREEKEPVVAYGASLVGAMLCTASIKEVQYVSIDL, from the coding sequence ATGTTATGTTCTCCAAACTCCAAACATGTTTGCAGATGCATCTATATCCAATTCGATGGAACTATTACCAGGGATAAATTTGATCAGTTGAACTGGGATTTATATGACCAGTGTGTCAAGCTAGTTGACAAGTGTTTAGATGATGCTGCAATGGACGCAACTAGTGTCTCGGATGTGTTGCTGCTTGGCTGTTCCCCAAAGGTCCCCATGCTGCAGGAACTTGTGCGAGTGTACTTCAGAGTTAGAGGGATTCAAGTGAGTATCaacagagaagaaaaagagccGGTGGTTGCTTATGGTGCATCTCTTGTAGGTGCAATGTTGTGCACAGCTAGTATAAAAGAGGTGCAGTACGTCTCTATCGATTTGTGA
- the LOC112168205 gene encoding UDP-N-acetylglucosamine 1-carboxyvinyltransferase 1, which produces MALLTTCNGLSPVEESVFEKRMANVNELRKLGAKIQVCASSALVFGKDNRSGLSGSCLAATDLRGGISLVLAALAA; this is translated from the exons ATGGCCCTGCTAACCACGTGCAATGGTTTAAGTCCTGTAGAAGAGTCTGTATTTGAAAAGCGCATGGCAAATG TAAACGAACTGCGGAAGCTTGGAGCAAAAATTCAAGTCTGTGCAAGCTCTGCTCTGGTTTTCGGGAAAGATAATAGAAG TGGTTTGTCTGGTTCCTGCCTTGCTGCAACTGACCTCAGAGGTGGGATATCATTGGTATTAGCTGCATTGGCTGCATAA